From a region of the Candidatus Jettenia caeni genome:
- a CDS encoding ATPase: MVELPIAPWTLPWQDVIQDLHVSPNRGLDTVEVKKRYKKFGSNRLQEVKKKSAWIILINQLKSLIILLLGVTTIVSFAFGEWVEGMAIGVVIVINTAIGFFTELKAVRSMEALRKLGSVTTKVIRNSQLREIPADELVPGDIVVFEGGDVVPADLRLLEASKLQADESALTGESTPVSKGVEHLEEDTSLAERTNMLFKGTSVTRGSAKGVTVATGMKTELGKISSLVESAKEEITPLEKRLNKLGNKLIWVTLAVTPAIATAGIITGEDILLMIKISIALAVATIPEGLPIVATLALARGMWRMAKRNALINRLSSVETLGATSIICTDKTGTLTENKMTVTRIILDSGEIKISGEGLNTEGEFRKKGEPLDPLREKTLQELLHAGVLCNNASVEPEEKDARKKAVGDPMEVALLVAAIKAGIDRNKLLAKMPEVREEAFDSEVKMMATFHADNNQYLVAVKGAAEALLKVCSHRMTEEGKKEMRSEDRKWWLERGNHMARDGLRVLAVAEKTVTASNSNPYGQLTFLGIVGFLDPPRSDVAPALALCRDAGIKVVMVTGDQPVTARNIALAVGLIHEGETEVIHGKDLKKPEELSEEDLQRILRVSVFARVDPKQKLDLTAIYQKNGAVVAMTGDGVNDAPALKKADIGIAMGQCGTQVAREAADMILKDDNFSTIVAAIEQGRVIFNNIRKFALYLLSCNISEIMVIVLYSFIDVPMPILPLQILFLNLVTDVFPALALGVGEGDPHSMKYPPRNSKEPILTWYHLLAIGIYGMVITVSVFGAYELALKWEGIDKRQAVSIPFITLAFAQLWHVFNMRDSNSSFFRNEITRNPFIWGALALCTGLLMIAIYVPGLAAVLKIVNPGTHGLILALVMSIIPWITGQIVKIFRTTFL; this comes from the coding sequence ATGGTAGAATTGCCAATTGCACCATGGACACTTCCATGGCAAGACGTCATTCAGGATCTTCATGTTTCCCCGAACCGGGGACTCGATACTGTGGAAGTGAAAAAAAGGTATAAGAAATTTGGTTCAAACCGCCTTCAGGAAGTAAAAAAGAAGAGTGCCTGGATAATTCTTATTAATCAGCTAAAAAGCCTTATTATTTTACTTCTCGGAGTTACCACTATAGTATCATTCGCATTTGGAGAATGGGTTGAAGGCATGGCGATAGGAGTTGTTATTGTTATTAATACCGCCATTGGCTTTTTTACGGAGTTGAAAGCGGTTCGTTCAATGGAGGCCTTGCGTAAGCTGGGGAGTGTAACAACTAAGGTTATTCGCAACAGCCAACTCAGAGAGATACCTGCCGATGAACTTGTTCCCGGAGATATTGTAGTGTTCGAGGGTGGCGATGTCGTTCCTGCGGATCTTCGTCTCTTAGAGGCGTCAAAGCTCCAGGCTGATGAGTCTGCCCTGACGGGAGAATCTACTCCTGTTAGCAAAGGGGTAGAGCATCTTGAGGAAGACACATCGCTTGCCGAACGGACAAATATGCTGTTTAAAGGAACATCGGTTACCCGCGGGTCGGCCAAAGGTGTTACTGTGGCTACCGGGATGAAGACAGAACTGGGGAAAATCTCTTCTCTTGTTGAAAGCGCCAAAGAGGAAATAACTCCATTGGAGAAGCGGCTTAATAAACTGGGCAATAAGCTCATCTGGGTAACTTTAGCCGTTACGCCGGCGATAGCAACGGCCGGCATTATCACGGGTGAAGATATACTTCTTATGATTAAGATATCAATAGCCCTTGCTGTGGCAACCATACCGGAAGGGTTGCCAATTGTAGCTACCCTTGCGCTGGCGAGGGGAATGTGGCGCATGGCAAAACGGAATGCCTTAATCAACCGTCTCTCCTCGGTTGAAACCCTTGGCGCAACAAGTATTATTTGTACCGATAAGACAGGTACACTGACTGAAAATAAGATGACAGTTACCCGAATTATCCTTGATTCAGGCGAAATAAAGATTAGCGGGGAAGGGCTTAATACAGAAGGTGAATTCAGGAAAAAAGGAGAACCTCTTGATCCTTTACGTGAAAAAACCCTGCAGGAGCTGTTACATGCAGGTGTACTCTGTAATAATGCATCTGTAGAACCGGAAGAAAAGGATGCCAGGAAAAAGGCTGTTGGCGATCCTATGGAAGTTGCGCTCCTGGTTGCCGCTATAAAAGCGGGAATTGACCGTAATAAACTTCTTGCAAAGATGCCTGAAGTGCGTGAAGAAGCCTTCGATTCTGAAGTAAAAATGATGGCAACTTTTCATGCGGATAATAACCAATATCTCGTTGCTGTAAAAGGCGCTGCAGAAGCGCTCCTGAAGGTTTGTTCTCATCGTATGACTGAAGAAGGTAAAAAGGAGATGAGAAGTGAAGATCGTAAATGGTGGTTGGAAAGGGGCAACCATATGGCCAGAGATGGCCTTCGTGTTCTTGCTGTTGCTGAAAAAACAGTTACCGCAAGCAACTCTAATCCGTATGGACAATTGACATTTCTTGGCATAGTCGGATTTCTTGACCCACCGCGCAGTGATGTTGCCCCTGCACTCGCCTTATGCCGGGATGCCGGTATAAAGGTAGTCATGGTTACGGGAGACCAGCCCGTTACTGCGCGGAATATTGCATTAGCTGTTGGATTGATTCATGAGGGTGAAACAGAAGTGATCCACGGTAAAGATTTAAAAAAGCCTGAAGAATTATCAGAAGAAGACCTTCAGCGTATCTTGCGGGTGTCTGTCTTTGCAAGGGTCGATCCAAAACAGAAGCTTGATTTAACTGCTATATATCAAAAGAATGGGGCTGTTGTTGCAATGACAGGTGATGGAGTAAACGATGCGCCTGCATTGAAAAAAGCCGATATCGGAATTGCTATGGGTCAATGCGGTACTCAGGTTGCGCGTGAAGCGGCTGATATGATTCTTAAGGATGATAATTTCTCCACAATTGTTGCTGCTATTGAACAAGGTCGTGTTATTTTTAATAATATCCGGAAGTTCGCTCTCTATCTTCTCTCCTGTAATATCAGTGAAATTATGGTAATTGTTCTCTATTCGTTCATTGATGTACCAATGCCAATTCTTCCGCTCCAGATCCTGTTCCTTAATCTTGTTACGGACGTATTTCCAGCGCTTGCTCTTGGCGTGGGCGAAGGAGATCCTCATAGTATGAAGTATCCGCCACGCAATAGTAAGGAACCTATTTTAACCTGGTATCATTTGCTTGCTATTGGTATATACGGTATGGTAATAACTGTATCAGTCTTTGGGGCTTATGAGCTGGCATTGAAATGGGAAGGGATTGATAAGAGACAGGCTGTATCTATTCCGTTTATTACCCTTGCATTTGCTCAACTCTGGCATGTTTTTAATATGCGCGATAGCAACTCATCTTTTTTCCGGAATGAAATAACCCGTAATCCTTTCATCTGGGGGGCGCTTGCACTCTGTACAGGACTTCTTATGATTGCCATCTATGTGCCCGGCCTTGCTGCTGTATTAAAGATCGTGAATCCGGGAACTCATGGTTTAATCCTGGCACTGGTGATGAGTATAATACCGTGGATAACAGGGCAGATAGTAAAAATATTCAGGACTACATTTTTATAA
- a CDS encoding cold shock protein, whose product MATGTVKWFNDQKGFGFISQENGQDVFVHQTSIQTEGFRTLAEGDKVEFEIVKDNKGYKASNVVKL is encoded by the coding sequence ATGGCAACTGGAACAGTAAAGTGGTTTAATGACCAAAAGGGATTTGGTTTTATTTCACAGGAAAATGGACAGGATGTTTTTGTACATCAAACATCGATTCAGACCGAAGGGTTTAGAACCCTGGCCGAAGGAGATAAGGTCGAATTTGAAATCGTAAAAGACAACAAGGGCTACAAGGCCTCAAATGTCGTCAAATTATAA
- a CDS encoding galactose-1-phosphate uridylyltransferase: MNESEIRQNKITKQWVIYAPARRKRPKDFEKPEHEKVPVPLYDKECPFCPGNDHMITSIITEIKEGEDSWKIRVIPNKFPAVIPKNNIRRYNKGIYLAMGGYGHHEVVIETPYHNQEIAQMSLKEVELIIEVYHKRYRELIKEDGNMMVIIFRNHGLRAGTSLIHPHSQIISTGMVPGYIRWREEMALHYFDEWGRCVYCEVLAYEIKDKRRVIYENDLFVAFVPFAAEVPFEILIMPKMHKANFGDISDNEKSSFALALKNILERLRRKLNDPDYNYTINTSVRYRAEEPQLHWHLLIRPRLTTQAGFEIGSGIHINPSIPEEDARFLKHE, from the coding sequence ATGAATGAGAGCGAAATACGCCAAAATAAGATAACAAAACAATGGGTTATCTATGCGCCCGCAAGAAGAAAAAGACCGAAGGATTTTGAAAAGCCAGAGCATGAAAAAGTACCCGTACCTCTTTATGATAAAGAATGTCCTTTCTGTCCGGGTAATGATCATATGATTACCTCGATCATTACGGAGATAAAAGAAGGCGAAGACTCCTGGAAGATTCGGGTGATACCCAATAAATTTCCTGCTGTAATTCCCAAAAACAACATCCGTCGATACAATAAGGGAATTTATCTGGCTATGGGAGGATATGGTCATCATGAAGTTGTTATTGAAACCCCGTATCATAATCAGGAGATTGCCCAGATGTCCTTAAAAGAAGTAGAACTTATTATAGAAGTTTATCACAAACGCTACAGAGAACTTATTAAGGAGGATGGGAACATGATGGTTATCATATTTCGCAATCATGGATTACGGGCAGGCACCTCCCTGATTCATCCTCATTCACAAATTATATCAACCGGTATGGTTCCAGGCTATATACGGTGGCGTGAGGAGATGGCGCTACACTATTTTGATGAGTGGGGGCGCTGTGTATATTGTGAGGTTCTGGCGTATGAAATAAAAGACAAAAGACGTGTTATTTACGAAAATGATTTATTTGTTGCGTTTGTTCCATTTGCAGCCGAAGTTCCCTTCGAAATCCTCATTATGCCCAAGATGCACAAAGCAAATTTCGGTGATATATCAGATAATGAGAAATCAAGTTTTGCCCTTGCATTGAAAAATATTTTAGAACGATTAAGAAGGAAGTTGAACGATCCGGACTACAATTATACTATTAATACCTCGGTGCGATATAGGGCGGAAGAGCCGCAGTTGCATTGGCATTTGCTTATAAGACCCCGGCTTACGACCCAGGCTGGTTTTGAAATTGGCTCAGGCATACATATCAATCCTTCGATACCTGAAGAGGATGCCAGGTTTTTAAAACATGAATAA
- a CDS encoding transposase, which translates to MVRGGTTWRMIPHDLPPWYTVYQQAMRWIRAGVFDAIVDDLRKILRLAEGRKKEPSRAIIDSQTIQSTPESGGRAGYDGHKKKKGSKIHMAVDTLGHLLALQVTPANEQERAQVKKLCQEIQEVTGESVEIAFVDQGYTGDQAKEDAKEHGIELQVVKLPQAKRGFVLLPKRWVVERSFAWKSRLRRLVRDYERLPEVLAGLHFLAFAILMLRRFVEVIFQSA; encoded by the coding sequence ATGGTCAGAGGGGGAACCACCTGGAGGATGATCCCTCATGATCTTCCCCCCTGGTATACCGTTTACCAGCAGGCTATGAGATGGATAAGAGCCGGAGTCTTTGATGCTATTGTTGATGATCTTCGAAAGATCCTGAGATTGGCTGAAGGGAGAAAAAAGGAGCCTTCTAGAGCGATTATCGATAGTCAGACTATTCAGTCTACCCCTGAGAGTGGGGGAAGAGCCGGATATGATGGGCACAAGAAGAAGAAAGGAAGCAAGATCCATATGGCTGTCGATACTCTCGGACATCTTCTGGCTTTGCAGGTAACTCCTGCCAATGAGCAGGAACGAGCTCAGGTGAAGAAGCTTTGTCAAGAGATTCAGGAAGTAACGGGAGAATCTGTTGAGATAGCTTTTGTAGATCAAGGCTACACAGGTGATCAGGCAAAAGAGGATGCCAAAGAGCATGGAATAGAGCTTCAGGTGGTGAAGCTCCCTCAAGCAAAGAGAGGATTTGTACTTCTCCCCAAACGATGGGTCGTTGAGAGATCGTTTGCCTGGAAGAGCAGGCTCAGAAGACTCGTAAGGGATTATGAGCGTCTACCTGAGGTATTAGCTGGTCTTCATTTCCTTGCTTTTGCCATACTCATGCTCAGAAGATTTGTTGAGGTGATATTCCAAAGTGCATAA